A genomic region of Sciurus carolinensis chromosome 7, mSciCar1.2, whole genome shotgun sequence contains the following coding sequences:
- the LOC124989416 gene encoding vomeronasal type-1 receptor 4-like yields MVLNLTKGTIVMFATGLGIVGNIFVLVNYMCLFRSTMKSVQLILIHLTFTNTITLVTKGITRTISIFVLINLMDMAGCKILIYLNRVARGLTISTISLLTVVQAITISPRTSRWGRLQSRSAWHILPLLFFFWILNSLISMNLPFYIKHISRLNTSNISKNNNYCYFESENKIIRWIFIVLMVLRDAVLQGVMDWASGYMVFLLHKHQQHVLYLQTSKLLYRTPPEMKAAQSVLLLILCFLFFYWTDCFTSLYLTFSLGTDSIALGLHEFLTIGYAIVSPFLQIHRDGHFATCSFAQ; encoded by the coding sequence ATGGTTTTGAATCTTACCAAGGGAACAATCGTCATGTTTGCAACAGGACTTGGCATTGTGGGGAACATCTTTGTCCTTGTGAACTATATGTGCTTGTTTAGAAGCACTATGAAATCTGTGCAGCTTATTCTCATCCATTTGACTTTTACAAATACAATAACACTTGTGACAAAAGGAATCACAAGGACAATATCCATTTTTGTGTTAATAAACCTCATGGATATGGCAGGCTGTAAGATTTTGATTTACCTCAATAGGGTGGCCCGTGGCCTGACCATCAGCACCATCAGTCTCCTCACAGTGGTTCAGGCCATCACCATCAGTCCCAGAACCTCCAGGTGGGGGAGGCTGCAGTCCAGGTCTGCATGGCACATCCTTCCCTTGTTGTTCTTCTTCTGGATTCTCAATTCCTTGATAAGCATGAACTTACCATTTTATATCAAACATATCAGCAGACTGAACACATCAAATATCAGTAAAAACAATAATTACTGTTATTTTGAATCAGAAAACAAGATAATCAGAtggatttttattgttctcatggttCTTCGTGATGCTGTGCTCCAGGGTGTCATGGACTGGGCCAGTGGCTACATGGTCTTCCTCCTCCACAAGCACCAACAGCATGTCCTCTACCTGCAGACCTCCAAGCTTCTCTACAGAACTCCCCCTGAGATGAAGGCTGCTCAAAGTGTTCTCCTTCTGAtactctgttttctcttcttctattggacagattgttttacttctttatatttaACTTTCTCATTAGGGACAGATTCCATTGCATTAGGTCTTCATGAATTTCTCACCATTGGTTATGCAATTGTGAGCCCATTTTTGCAGATTCACAGAGATGGACACTTTGCTACTTGTTCGTTTGCTcagtga
- the LOC124989419 gene encoding vomeronasal type-1 receptor 4-like, with translation MFLFQTGFVNVGNISVFVNYIVIFLVASGKKSVLLFLIHLTFTNFLMLFCRGMQKIIAAFGLRIFQDDGDCKTVVYLQRVARGLSISTTSLLTVVQAVTISPRASRWGRLQPRSAWHLSIAVSAQEFVTLHYANLSPFVLIHRSGHLAKCWTYKEKKTWRKCPLKRSFQ, from the exons ATGTTCCTCTTTCAAACTGGATTTGTCAATGTGGGAAATATTTCTGTCTTTGTGAATTATATAGTCATTTTCTTAGTGGCCTCTGGGAAGAAATCAGTGCTCCTTTTTCTCATCCACTTGACTTTTACAAACTTCCTAATGCTCTTTTGCAGAGGAATGCAAAAGATAATAGCAGCTTTTGGTTTGAGAATCTTCCAAGATGATGGAGACTGTAAAACTGTTGTTTACCTGCAGAGGGTGGCCAGGGGCCTGTCCATCAGCACCACCAGTCTCCTCACAGTGGTCCAGGCCGTCACCATCAGTCCCAGAGCCTCCAGGTGGgggaggctgcagcccaggtctgcctggcac CTTTCCATAGCTGTAAGTGCTCAAGAATTTGTGACTCTTCATTATGCAAATCTCAGTCCATTTGTGCTGATTCACAGAAGTGGACATCTGGCTAAATGTTggacttacaaagagaaaaagacatggagaaaatgtcCACTTAAGAGATCCTTTCAATAA
- the LOC124988960 gene encoding putative vomeronasal receptor-like protein 4, with amino-acid sequence MVLYLVKGIMFVFLTGLGVVGNIFILMSYMCLFRSTMKSAHLILIHLAFTNILTLLTGGMSRTISSFGLRGLIEDIACKTVIYLSRVARGLSICTTSLLTVVQAITISPRASRWRRLQPRSAWSILPLLLFFWILNSFISMNLPFYIKNINSFNTSQIIRNYNYCYFQSQNWIVRCLFIVLMVLRDAVFQGVMGWASGYMAFLLHKHHQHVLYLQTSKLLYRTPPEMKAGQSVLLLMLCFLFFYWTDCFMTLYVTFSLEKHFIEVSAIEFVDLGYAILSPFVLIHRDGHLTKCWPAQ; translated from the coding sequence ATGGTTTTGTATCTTGTCAAGGGAATAATGTTTGTGTTTCTAACAGGACTTGGTGTCGTGGGGAACATCTTTATTCTTATGAGCTATATGTGCTTGTTTAGAAGCACCATGAAATCTGCACACCTTATTCTCATCCATTTGGCTTTTACAAATATTCTAACTCTTCTTACAGGAGGAATGTCAAGGACAATATCCAGTTTTGGGTTGAGGGGCCTCATAGAAGATATAGCCTGTAAGACTGTGATTTACCTCAGTAGGGTGGCCCGGGGCCTGTCCATCTGCACCACCAGTCTCCTCACGGTGGTCCAGGCCATCACCATCAGCCCCAGAGCCTCCAGGTGGAGGAGGCTGCAGCCAAGGTCTGCATGGAGCATCCTTCCCTTGTTGCTCTTCTTCTGGATTCTCAATTCCTTCATAAGCATGAACTtaccattttacataaaaaatatcaACAGCTTTAACACATCACaaattattagaaattataaCTACTGCTATTTTCAATCACAAAACTGGATTGTTAGAtgtctttttattgttcttaTGGTCCTTCGAGATGCTGTGTTCCAGGGTGTCATGGGCTGGGCCAGTGGCTACAtggccttcctcctccacaagcACCACCAGCATGTCCTCTACCTGCAGACCTCCAAGCTCCTCTACAGAACTCCCCCTGAGATGAAGGCTGGTCAAAGTGTTCTCCTTCTGatgctctgttttctcttcttctattgGACAGATTGTTTTATGACTCTATATGTAACTTTCTCCTTAGAGAAGCATTTCATAGAAGTAAGTGCTATAGAATTTGTGGACCTTGGCTATGCAATCTTGAGTCCATTTGTGCTGATTCACAGGGATGGACACCTGACTAAATGTTGGCCTGCTCAGTGA